The Quercus lobata isolate SW786 chromosome 9, ValleyOak3.0 Primary Assembly, whole genome shotgun sequence region AGTGTACGGGGTTAGTAAGCCAAGTTATGAATTATGGAATGACCCCAACTCAGGAATTTCTTTACCATGCTTGTCATATTGAGGTCCTGACTTTGAACTAACATCAGTAATGCAACTCCAATCTAAGGGCTGCCCAAAGGGGTAATCATCATAGTCTATATTGTCGGCCTCTTTAACCTCATCTCCTACAACGTCCAGCACATTTTCTAGCTCAAATTCTTCACTTTTAGTGCCACCCTCTATGCCTATAGGTTCAACTTTAGCACCATCCTCTGTATCTCCATCATAGTAGTCCACATCGTTATTAGAGTCGTCTTCATAAAAAGGTCCTTCATCTTTATCTTCTCTATCACTAGGGGGTTTGCCCCAATCATTGCCACTATATTGGTTATCATAGTCTTCACTACTATCACTTTCACTATCACTATTATCCTCATCATTTCCACTGCTACTACTGTTACTATCACTCTTGTTGTTGCTActctcatcatcatcactagggGCTTCTCCCCCTTTCTCATCTTCATCACTTATTCTTGCTTCATATGGGCTCTTTAATGCATGTTGGCAAGTCTCCCagtactcttcttcttctatattgCAAATGGCATCTCCTAGAAGCGTAGTCATTGCATCAGGGTCCATGTAATCAGCCCAATCAGTAGGGATCCAATTTGTGTCTTCGTTCTTCATTTCTGAAAGCTTGTTGTTGCAATCAAATAATAGCTCAGACCCAGGCACCATTTTTCTTGTCTCGGGATCAAATCTTGGTTTAGGGATTCCCTAATAACGTTGACTATCTCTAGCTTTGACAAACTTTCTGTTCAATGTGGGAGTATAGGCCTTTAGGGGTTCTGGGGGACAAGGAAGTCCCTTGGCTTTAGCCTTGGCACAAGCCATTCTTCTCACTTCCATCTCTAACAAATCATCATCAGTGGGCTTATAACCTAGCCTAAAAGGTGGTGTGCCAGTGGGAATTATTAGGACTTGAGCATTTGCCTTCTTTACTGTCTTCCCTAAGTTCATCCCCTGAAGGTAattcattcttctcatcattgccatgatgttgttgttgctgttgctgtaTGGAGTAAAGTTCATAGGGATCTTCTCtacttcttctcttctttcaaAACCAGGTTTCTTAATTTCAAAGCCATCCAAGGTCAATGGCTCCTTCTCAGAATCAATACCAAAAATGGGCTTCGTTATGATCAAAGTATCACCATTTATGGTAACTATGGCTCCTTCATGTAGAAACCGAACCTTTTTGGTATAGGGATGAAGGTACAGCCTCTGTGTCATGGATCCATGGTCGCCCAAGGAGCATATTGAAGCAAGATGCTATGTTCAGGACTTGAAATTCCACCTTTTTGATCATTGGCCCTATAATGAACTCTAATGTCATGGTTTGCAAGACCTCCCTTCTATTATTGTCATACGCCTTCACATGTTGATCAATCGACACAAAATCTTCAATACTTAAGCCCAAGCAACTTCTAGTCTTTAAAGGACACACATTTAAGGCACTTCATCATCAATTAGAACCACTGGAATCCTCTTGCCTTTGGCATCTATAGTAATGTACAATGGGTCATTGTGGTGCTTCCCTTTCTTCGTTAAATCTTTGTTAGAGTAGGAATTGTGAGTTCCCTACTTATAGACCCAATCATAGCATTCAAATCATGAGAAGTAGTGGTTGTAAAGACTTGGATTTGATTGAGAAGGTCAACTAGATTTTGGCGATGCTTGTATGAGGCCATGAGTGATCCCCATAAAGATATATTGGCTTGTGTCTTTTGTAGTTGCTTGAGGACCTCATCCTTTTCAGTGGGTGTTTGTTCGGTAGATTTATTCAAGGCTTCTATCGGGTTGTCTATCTCCAAATgtgggggtttgaagtgtctccctcCCTTTGTGATGTGGGCAATTTTTGTTGGGTCATTTAGATTGGTGCCTTGGGGTTTGAAGTCTCTCCCACCATATGTGGATGTTAGGTTATTTGATTGGGGTTCAAAGTGTTTCCTTACATATATAGGTGTTGGGTTGTttgattggggtttgaagtgtctccccccatttgtgGATGTTGGGTAGCTCGactggggtttgaagtgtctccccccatttgtgGATGTTGGGTAGCTCGactggggtttgaagtgtctccccccatatGTGGATATTGGGTAATTTGGGGTTTCTATAACATCTTCACTCCATATATCATACCCTACAATGAAAGTCATGCCCATCAACACTTCCCATGTCATCAAAAAGCACTCAGGTAGGTCATAAATCAACTCGtcggacaggccgaaaaatagagaacaaaaaaaatttccttcctatccgttcgaaccagacccgagttaaaaaattcaaaaataaatgcaaaaaaattctaaaaactaaaaaacatcatccatgcttcatttcaagacgaaacgggtcaagacaggctgaaaaatagagaataaaaaaaatttctttcctctccgttcgaacccgaccc contains the following coding sequences:
- the LOC115961677 gene encoding uncharacterized protein LOC115961677; its protein translation is MVPGSELLFDCNNKLSEMKNEDTNWIPTDWADYMDPDAMTTLLGDAICNIEEEEYWETCQHALKSPYEARISDEDEKGGEAPSDDDESSNNKSDSNSSSSGNDEDNSDSESDSSEDYDNQYSGNDWGKPPSDREDKDEGPFYEDDSNNDVDYYDGDTEDGAKVEPIGIEGGTKSEEFELENVLDVVGDEVKEADNIDYDDYPFGQPLDWSCITDVSSKSGPQYDKHGKEIPELGSFHNS